One Oceanithermus desulfurans DNA segment encodes these proteins:
- a CDS encoding GGDEF domain-containing protein, giving the protein MAALPALVLIGAVAVLWLVVRAFRTPKIGPLAGTALALWGTAWGLYFATLLGLLSRFPHQNVLLWLLLFAGYLPFVLLLRRLARGTRLPLSLYAFALFPIGFTFAAIQHVHPATHLYVLLLLQLLLLYYGLPAWYAVPRGRAPEARLLWLPTLVFVQIGITSWATLPPLTSSEGMQWGFLIWTASLWLIVEGLRLEAGARRIEPLHLIVAVTVFMAMWALVVLNWMGAEAPQLTARYIVALSSLAAWGGILSVILPLHLAKTRSESQLTQWSSILGDLALFPVTRQPPTPESLAHELLDLFTRACENVVGLRLSVFDDLIVGERTRYGRTLEDRGIQLGRVYLGGSRRCGPFFKLLVPMVGQRLGEVMRSLDWQIQAHTDPLTGLYNRRGFEVKLPYALERARRGQRAITLAMLDLDRFKQVNDRYGHAAGDVLLQAVAELLERNLREDDLAVRWGGEEFLVLLSDSDLKQAVQIFERVRARIAELRLTDIHEQVTASVGLAGGRIPNDSAEVFRWILEADDALIRAKKEGRDRIVTAT; this is encoded by the coding sequence GTGGCCGCCCTACCCGCGCTGGTGCTGATCGGCGCCGTCGCCGTACTTTGGCTCGTGGTTCGGGCCTTTCGCACGCCCAAGATCGGGCCGCTGGCCGGCACCGCCCTCGCCCTGTGGGGCACCGCCTGGGGGCTCTACTTCGCCACCCTGCTGGGGCTGCTGAGCCGTTTCCCCCACCAGAACGTGCTGCTCTGGCTGCTCCTCTTCGCGGGCTACCTCCCCTTCGTGCTGCTGCTGCGGCGGCTGGCGCGGGGCACCCGCCTTCCGCTGTCGCTCTACGCCTTCGCCCTCTTCCCCATCGGCTTCACCTTCGCGGCGATCCAGCACGTCCACCCCGCCACCCACCTCTACGTGTTGCTGCTCTTGCAGCTCCTGCTCCTCTACTACGGCCTGCCCGCCTGGTACGCGGTGCCGCGTGGGAGGGCGCCCGAGGCGCGGTTGCTCTGGCTGCCCACCCTCGTCTTCGTGCAGATCGGGATCACCAGCTGGGCCACCCTGCCCCCGCTCACCAGCTCCGAGGGGATGCAGTGGGGGTTCCTGATCTGGACCGCGAGCCTCTGGCTGATCGTCGAAGGGCTGCGGCTCGAGGCCGGCGCACGCCGCATCGAGCCCCTCCACCTGATCGTCGCGGTGACCGTCTTCATGGCAATGTGGGCGCTCGTGGTCCTGAACTGGATGGGCGCGGAGGCTCCCCAGCTCACAGCCCGCTACATCGTGGCGCTCAGCAGCCTGGCCGCCTGGGGCGGCATCCTTTCGGTGATCCTGCCCCTGCACCTCGCCAAGACCCGCTCCGAGTCCCAGCTCACCCAGTGGAGCAGCATCCTCGGCGACCTCGCCCTCTTCCCGGTGACCCGGCAACCCCCCACCCCCGAGAGCCTGGCCCACGAACTCCTCGACCTCTTCACACGCGCCTGCGAAAACGTCGTGGGGCTGCGGCTGAGCGTCTTCGACGACCTGATCGTGGGCGAGCGGACCCGTTACGGCCGCACCCTGGAGGACCGGGGCATCCAGCTCGGGCGCGTCTACCTGGGCGGTTCGCGCCGCTGCGGGCCCTTCTTCAAGCTGCTCGTGCCGATGGTGGGCCAGCGCTTGGGCGAGGTGATGCGCTCGCTCGACTGGCAGATCCAGGCGCACACCGATCCGCTCACGGGCCTGTACAACCGCCGCGGCTTCGAGGTGAAGCTGCCCTACGCCCTCGAGCGGGCGCGGCGAGGGCAGCGGGCGATCACCCTGGCCATGCTCGACCTCGACCGCTTCAAGCAGGTCAACGACCGCTACGGCCACGCCGCCGGCGACGTGCTGTTGCAGGCCGTCGCGGAGTTGCTCGAGCGCAACCTGCGCGAGGACGACCTGGCCGTCCGCTGGGGGGGCGAGGAGTTCCTGGTGCTGCTCTCCGACAGCGACCTCAAGCAGGCGGTGCAGATCTTCGAGCGCGTCCGCGCGCGCATCGCCGAGCTGCGGCTGACCGACATCCACGAACAGGTCACCGCCTCCGTGGGCCTCGCGGGAGGGCGGATCCCCAACGACAGCGCCGAGGTCTTCCGCTGGATCCTGGAGGCCGACGACGCCCTGATCCGCGCCAAGAAGGAAGGGCGCGACCGCATCGTGACCGCGACCTAG
- a CDS encoding ABC-ATPase domain-containing protein, producing MNELDDLARLLKSLDGHGYRAYKRIEGAWSGPGFTLMVDRVQPDPFATPTRLRVRLPHAVHGIPAELWSNRPRRTGLLDYLLRVFKRAVQGCPGVGSGRSCQFFVDAGGAEVLERAAACMGPDYLELRFRVGLPARGRTVLGAAAARLLTEVLPEGLRALHAARLDLAQARAWAELTEDHAYLQAQLERLGLVTFVRDGSVLPRESGVSSRPLAGAVAFESPPELRVTLETLHHGAVTGMGLPEGVTVVTGGGFHGKTTLLEAIELGVYPHVPGDGREWVVTRAATVKLRSEDGRSVTGVHLTPFIHGLPLGASTDFFSTADASGSTSLAAAIQEALEVGARVLLLDEDTSATNLLVRDARMQRLVRRETITPLIDRVRELHERLGVSTLLVTGGGGDYLDVAGQVLLLENYRVRDATEEARALVRELPTGRAVGEAAHPLRVRPRLPEAASFDPRKGGRVKIKAQDVDTLIFGKERVDLRGLEQLVDPSQTRAIGHLMARLRELAGDRTLAQLLAQLERELDEHGLHHLDPAPELARPRRYELAGAINRLRSLRVRPWRSEKSSP from the coding sequence GTGAATGAGCTGGACGACCTGGCACGACTCCTAAAAAGCCTCGACGGGCACGGCTACCGGGCCTACAAACGCATCGAGGGCGCCTGGTCGGGCCCGGGGTTCACCCTGATGGTGGATCGCGTCCAGCCCGACCCCTTCGCCACGCCCACGCGCCTGCGGGTGCGCCTACCGCACGCGGTGCACGGCATCCCCGCGGAGCTGTGGTCGAACCGTCCGCGTCGCACGGGCCTGCTCGACTACCTGCTGCGGGTCTTCAAGCGCGCGGTCCAGGGGTGTCCGGGCGTGGGGAGCGGCCGCTCCTGCCAGTTCTTCGTGGACGCGGGGGGCGCGGAGGTGCTGGAACGCGCCGCCGCCTGCATGGGCCCCGACTACCTGGAGCTGCGCTTCCGCGTGGGCCTGCCCGCCCGGGGGCGCACGGTGCTGGGCGCGGCGGCGGCGCGGCTGCTCACCGAGGTACTGCCCGAGGGATTGCGGGCGCTCCACGCCGCGCGCCTGGACCTCGCGCAGGCCCGCGCCTGGGCCGAGCTGACCGAGGACCACGCCTACCTGCAGGCCCAGCTGGAACGGCTCGGCCTCGTGACCTTCGTGCGCGACGGCAGCGTACTGCCCCGGGAGAGCGGCGTCTCCAGCCGCCCGCTCGCGGGGGCCGTCGCCTTCGAAAGCCCGCCCGAGCTGCGGGTGACGCTCGAAACCCTGCACCACGGAGCCGTGACCGGCATGGGCCTGCCCGAAGGGGTCACCGTCGTCACCGGCGGCGGCTTCCACGGCAAGACGACGCTGCTGGAAGCGATCGAGCTCGGGGTCTACCCCCACGTCCCCGGCGACGGCCGCGAATGGGTCGTCACCCGCGCCGCGACGGTCAAGCTGCGCAGCGAGGACGGCCGGTCGGTGACCGGGGTGCACCTGACGCCCTTCATCCACGGCCTGCCGCTGGGGGCCTCCACCGACTTCTTCAGCACCGCCGACGCCTCGGGCTCCACCAGCCTGGCGGCGGCAATCCAGGAGGCGCTCGAGGTGGGCGCCCGGGTGCTGCTCCTCGACGAGGACACCTCGGCCACCAACCTGCTGGTGCGCGACGCCCGCATGCAGCGCCTCGTCCGCCGCGAGACGATCACCCCGCTCATCGACCGGGTGCGCGAACTTCACGAACGCCTGGGGGTTTCGACGCTGCTCGTCACCGGCGGCGGCGGCGACTACCTGGACGTCGCAGGCCAAGTGCTGCTGCTGGAGAACTACCGCGTGCGCGACGCCACGGAGGAGGCCCGCGCGCTGGTGCGGGAACTCCCCACCGGGCGGGCGGTGGGCGAGGCCGCCCATCCGCTGCGGGTGCGGCCGCGGCTGCCCGAGGCGGCGTCGTTCGACCCGCGCAAGGGCGGGCGGGTGAAGATCAAGGCCCAGGACGTGGACACGCTGATCTTCGGCAAGGAGCGGGTGGACCTGCGAGGGCTCGAGCAGCTCGTCGATCCCAGCCAGACCCGCGCGATCGGCCACCTGATGGCGCGGCTCCGGGAGCTCGCCGGCGACCGCACCCTGGCCCAGCTGCTCGCCCAGCTCGAGCGCGAGCTGGACGAGCACGGCCTCCACCACCTGGATCCGGCCCCCGAGCTCGCGCGCCCGCGGCGCTACGAGCTGGCCGGGGCGATCAACCGGCTGCGCAGCCTGCGCGTCCGCCCCTGGCGTTCCGAAAAAAGTTCACCTTAG
- a CDS encoding tRNA (cytidine(34)-2'-O)-methyltransferase → MVRIVLYEPEIPQNVGNVARTAAATESELHLVRPFGFRWGDPRLKRAGLDYWPHVRYLLHDSWAAFLAALPADARVWAFSTRAERSLYEARFRPGDYLLFGPETRGLPEDVLERFPALRIPMTGPVRSLNLAVSVGVAVYEALRQRRASVS, encoded by the coding sequence GTGGTGCGCATCGTCCTCTACGAGCCCGAGATCCCCCAGAACGTGGGCAACGTCGCCCGCACCGCCGCGGCCACCGAAAGCGAGCTGCACCTGGTGCGCCCCTTCGGGTTCCGCTGGGGGGATCCGCGGCTGAAGCGCGCCGGCCTGGACTACTGGCCGCACGTGCGCTACCTCCTCCACGATTCCTGGGCGGCCTTTCTGGCGGCGCTGCCGGCGGACGCGCGCGTCTGGGCCTTTTCCACCCGCGCGGAGCGGAGCCTTTACGAGGCCCGCTTCCGCCCCGGCGACTACCTGCTCTTCGGCCCCGAGACCCGGGGGCTGCCGGAGGACGTGCTCGAGCGCTTCCCCGCACTGCGCATCCCCATGACCGGCCCGGTGCGCTCGCTCAACCTGGCCGTGAGCGTGGGGGTGGCGGTGTACGAGGCGTTGCGCCAGCGGCGCGCGAGCGTTTCATGA
- a CDS encoding [LysW]-lysine hydrolase translates to MTLPPLEYSPLADPVRFLAGALEIPSPSGQERLVAQYLVRGMKALGMEAWVDEADNARGVWGRGPLHVALLGHIDTVPGEVPVRVESGKLFGRGAVDAKGPFVTFVLAAAGLPRELEEVFTLHLVGATEEEAPSSKGARFVADKIRPSFAIIGEPSGWEGITLGYKGRLLVRVRREKDNFHSAHHEPNAAEELIDYFNSIRAWTQGFNTGMRAFDQVQYSLRDFKVHPVDTRQRAELFFDLRLPPRLPPEEAIRHLLAYAPPTLELDFSGREVPYQGPKDTPLTRALRVGIRKAGGRPVFKLKTGTCDMNVLAPHWPVPMVAYGPGDSTLDHTPVEHVRLEEFEKGVVALRAALEHLARVARPDA, encoded by the coding sequence GTGACCCTGCCGCCCCTCGAGTACTCGCCCCTGGCCGACCCGGTGCGCTTTCTCGCCGGAGCGCTGGAGATCCCCAGCCCCTCGGGCCAGGAACGTCTGGTGGCCCAGTACCTGGTGCGGGGGATGAAGGCGCTGGGGATGGAGGCCTGGGTGGACGAAGCCGACAACGCCCGCGGCGTCTGGGGGCGCGGGCCCCTGCACGTCGCGCTGCTGGGCCACATCGACACCGTTCCCGGCGAGGTGCCGGTGCGGGTGGAAAGCGGCAAGCTCTTCGGCCGCGGCGCGGTGGACGCCAAAGGGCCGTTCGTGACCTTCGTGCTCGCCGCCGCCGGTCTGCCGCGGGAACTCGAGGAGGTCTTCACCCTGCACCTGGTGGGCGCGACCGAAGAAGAGGCCCCGAGCTCGAAGGGGGCCCGCTTCGTGGCCGACAAGATCCGGCCCAGCTTCGCCATCATTGGCGAGCCTTCGGGCTGGGAGGGCATCACCCTGGGCTACAAGGGGCGGCTCCTGGTGCGGGTGCGGCGCGAGAAGGACAACTTCCACTCCGCCCATCACGAGCCCAACGCCGCCGAGGAGTTGATCGACTACTTCAACTCGATCCGCGCCTGGACCCAGGGGTTCAACACCGGCATGCGCGCCTTCGACCAGGTGCAGTACTCGCTGCGCGACTTCAAGGTGCACCCGGTGGACACCCGCCAGCGCGCCGAGCTCTTCTTCGATTTGAGGCTGCCGCCGCGGCTGCCGCCGGAGGAGGCGATCCGCCACCTGCTGGCCTACGCCCCGCCGACGCTCGAGCTCGACTTTTCCGGCCGCGAGGTACCCTACCAGGGCCCCAAGGACACGCCGCTCACCCGGGCCCTGCGCGTGGGCATCCGCAAGGCCGGCGGAAGGCCCGTCTTCAAGCTGAAGACCGGCACCTGCGACATGAACGTGCTCGCCCCCCACTGGCCGGTGCCGATGGTGGCCTACGGCCCCGGCGACAGCACCCTCGACCACACCCCGGTGGAGCACGTGCGGCTCGAGGAGTTCGAAAAGGGCGTCGTCGCGCTGCGGGCGGCGCTGGAACACCTGGCCCGCGTCGCACGCCCCGACGCTTAG
- the lysJ gene encoding [LysW]-aminoadipate semialdehyde transaminase LysJ, with translation MQNWLEIEKRHDSGVYNKHELVIVRGKGARVWDVEGREYIDCVGGYGVANVGHANPAVVQAIQEQAETLMILPQTLPSAKRAEFYQTLTRLTPEGLVRVFPTNSGTESVEGALKFARAATGRKKFISTMRAFHGRTFGSVSLTWEKKYRQPFEPVVGPVEFVPYNDVEALKAAVDEETAAVILEPVQGEGGVRPANPEFLQAAREVTRARGALLILDEIQTGFGRTGKLFALEHYGVVPDILTLAKGIGGGMPMGAIVMTDAVADGMPKGGHGTTFGGNPLAMAAGVAAMKYIEENRLWERAAELGDWFMEALRQIDSPKVREVRGKGLMIGMELKEKSAPYITRLEREHQVLTLAAGPTVIRFLPPLVIDKADLERVVEAVREVLA, from the coding sequence ATGCAGAACTGGCTGGAGATCGAAAAGCGGCACGACTCGGGGGTCTACAACAAGCACGAGCTGGTCATCGTCCGCGGCAAGGGCGCGCGCGTCTGGGACGTCGAGGGCCGCGAGTACATCGACTGCGTAGGCGGCTACGGGGTGGCCAACGTGGGGCACGCGAACCCCGCGGTGGTGCAGGCCATCCAGGAGCAGGCCGAGACCCTGATGATCCTGCCGCAGACACTGCCCTCGGCCAAGCGCGCCGAGTTTTACCAGACGCTGACGCGCCTCACACCCGAGGGGCTGGTGCGCGTCTTCCCCACCAACTCCGGGACCGAGAGCGTGGAGGGGGCGCTCAAGTTCGCCCGCGCCGCCACCGGCCGCAAGAAGTTCATCAGCACCATGCGCGCCTTCCACGGCCGCACCTTCGGCTCGGTAAGCCTGACCTGGGAAAAGAAGTACCGCCAGCCCTTCGAGCCGGTGGTGGGGCCGGTGGAGTTCGTGCCCTACAACGACGTGGAGGCGCTAAAGGCCGCGGTGGACGAGGAGACCGCCGCGGTCATCCTCGAGCCGGTCCAGGGCGAGGGCGGGGTGCGCCCGGCCAACCCCGAGTTCTTGCAGGCGGCCCGCGAGGTGACCCGCGCGAGGGGGGCGCTCCTCATCCTCGACGAGATCCAGACCGGCTTTGGCCGCACCGGCAAGCTGTTCGCCCTCGAGCACTACGGCGTGGTGCCCGACATCCTCACCCTGGCCAAGGGCATCGGCGGCGGCATGCCGATGGGGGCGATCGTGATGACCGACGCGGTGGCCGACGGCATGCCCAAGGGGGGGCACGGTACCACCTTCGGCGGCAACCCGCTGGCGATGGCCGCCGGGGTGGCGGCGATGAAGTACATCGAGGAAAACCGGCTCTGGGAACGCGCCGCCGAGCTGGGCGACTGGTTCATGGAAGCGCTGCGCCAGATCGACTCCCCCAAAGTGCGCGAGGTGCGCGGCAAAGGGCTGATGATCGGGATGGAGCTGAAGGAGAAGTCGGCCCCCTACATCACCCGGCTGGAGCGCGAACACCAGGTGCTCACCCTCGCGGCCGGGCCGACGGTGATCCGCTTCCTGCCGCCGCTCGTCATCGACAAGGCCGACCTGGAGCGGGTGGTGGAGGCGGTGCGCGAGGTGCTCGCGTGA
- a CDS encoding PIN domain-containing protein: MPVAFLDACVLYPADYRDLLLRLAKEGAFRPLWSPDVQAEWTRNLLKQRNDLTKEQLEHTRLQMSRAFPGACVQDYDRLIEEVQGLPDPDDRHVVAAAFAGGAEYIVTENVHDFPEEVLEVFELEALELDAFLMLLVELDLRINGVPKTVTQGLRQLRRGLRNPSKTHKELVAHWRRRGLRDFAKFAWSHRYQW; the protein is encoded by the coding sequence GTGCCCGTTGCGTTTCTCGACGCCTGCGTACTCTACCCCGCTGATTACCGCGATCTGCTGTTGCGCTTGGCCAAAGAAGGGGCCTTTCGCCCGCTCTGGAGCCCCGACGTGCAGGCGGAGTGGACTCGGAATCTGCTCAAGCAGCGCAACGACCTCACCAAAGAACAGCTAGAACATACGCGGCTGCAAATGAGCCGGGCGTTTCCAGGTGCGTGTGTCCAGGACTATGACCGGTTAATCGAGGAAGTGCAAGGGCTGCCCGATCCGGACGACCGCCACGTCGTCGCAGCCGCCTTCGCAGGCGGTGCAGAGTACATCGTGACCGAAAACGTGCACGACTTCCCTGAAGAAGTGTTGGAAGTATTCGAGCTGGAAGCCCTCGAGCTTGACGCTTTTCTGATGCTCCTCGTAGAGCTCGATCTTCGGATCAACGGCGTACCCAAGACCGTCACTCAGGGGTTGAGGCAGCTGCGGCGTGGATTGCGCAACCCCAGCAAGACGCATAAGGAACTGGTGGCGCATTGGCGCCGCCGGGGCCTGCGCGACTTTGCCAAGTTTGCATGGTCCCACCGATACCAATGGTAA
- a CDS encoding helix-turn-helix domain-containing protein — translation MPTQKYMPTASDVEATKSVLSALQAGNAVAFGDLPETLRRLLLELLAQIARNEPVAIMPLEAQLTTKEAADLLGVSRPHLVKLLERGEIPFTRVGKHRRVLLKDVLEYQERIREEALDELQRQAQELGLDYY, via the coding sequence ATGCCCACCCAGAAGTACATGCCTACCGCAAGCGATGTTGAAGCTACCAAAAGCGTCCTGAGCGCCTTGCAGGCCGGTAACGCTGTCGCTTTTGGCGACCTTCCCGAAACGCTCAGGCGCTTGCTTCTCGAGCTCCTCGCGCAGATCGCGCGCAACGAACCCGTGGCCATCATGCCGCTGGAGGCCCAGCTCACCACCAAGGAAGCCGCCGACCTGTTGGGGGTTTCGCGCCCGCATCTGGTCAAACTTCTGGAGCGAGGGGAAATCCCATTTACACGCGTCGGCAAGCACCGCCGGGTTTTGCTCAAGGATGTGTTGGAGTACCAGGAGCGCATTCGGGAAGAAGCGCTCGACGAGCTCCAGCGCCAGGCCCAAGAGCTTGGGCTCGACTACTACTAG
- a CDS encoding [LysW]-aminoadipate kinase, whose translation MIVVKVGGSEGIDYAAVARDAAALWKQGRRLILVHGGSAETNRIAEALGHPPVFLEHPGGLTSRLTDRKTLEIFEMVYAGKMNKLIVELLQREGVNAVGLSGLDGRVFEGRRKKAVKYLENGKLKVRRDNLTGSVEKVNTGLLNLLLGAGYLPVLTPPAISYEGEAMNTDGDTAAAQVAVQMKAEALLLLSNVPGLLANFPDESSLIAEIPADRVEDSMAFAQGRMKKKVLGAADAVKGGVGRVVFGDARVEAPITRALAGVGTVVR comes from the coding sequence CTGATCGTCGTCAAGGTGGGGGGTTCCGAAGGCATCGACTACGCGGCGGTGGCGCGCGACGCCGCGGCGCTGTGGAAGCAGGGACGAAGGCTGATCCTCGTCCACGGCGGCAGCGCCGAGACCAACCGCATCGCCGAGGCCCTGGGCCACCCACCGGTTTTCCTGGAACACCCCGGCGGCCTCACCAGCCGGCTGACCGACCGCAAGACGCTGGAGATCTTCGAGATGGTCTACGCCGGCAAGATGAACAAGCTCATCGTCGAGCTCCTGCAGCGCGAGGGCGTGAACGCGGTGGGGCTTTCGGGCCTCGACGGCCGCGTCTTCGAGGGGCGGCGCAAGAAGGCCGTGAAGTACCTTGAGAACGGCAAGCTCAAGGTGCGCCGCGACAACCTGACCGGCAGCGTGGAAAAGGTCAACACCGGGCTTTTGAACCTGCTCCTGGGCGCGGGTTACCTCCCGGTGCTCACCCCGCCCGCGATCAGCTACGAAGGCGAGGCGATGAACACCGACGGCGACACCGCGGCCGCCCAGGTGGCCGTGCAAATGAAGGCCGAGGCGCTGCTGCTGCTCTCGAACGTTCCCGGGCTGCTCGCGAACTTTCCCGACGAGTCAAGCCTGATCGCCGAGATTCCCGCAGACCGGGTGGAAGACTCCATGGCGTTCGCCCAGGGGCGGATGAAGAAGAAGGTGCTGGGCGCGGCCGACGCGGTTAAGGGTGGCGTGGGCCGGGTCGTCTTCGGCGACGCACGGGTGGAGGCACCCATCACCCGCGCACTCGCCGGTGTCGGCACTGTAGTCCGCTAG
- a CDS encoding phosphagen kinase codes for MDFPRPQGGSLLARHLTPGVRRRLKDRVTRYGVRLDHVIASGLANPDSAVGVYAGDAESYELFAPLFDPIIADYHGFGPEKRHQSDLDPAHLDAPNPDPEGRYVVSTRIRVARNLCCFPFGSILSRRERRIVEATVVHALEGLSGELAGRYYPLSAMDPETQARLVADHFLFKEGDRFLEAAGLNRDWPDARGLFHNEDKTFLVWVNEEDQLRIISMQPGADLQAVFARLARALGELERRLTFARSERLGYLTSCPTNLGTAMRASVHVRLPGLTGEEIQAIARDHGLQVRGTHGEHSDAEGGVYDVSNKRRLGITEVEAVRRLAAGTAALISAEARAF; via the coding sequence ATGGACTTCCCGCGGCCCCAGGGCGGTTCGCTCCTCGCCCGCCACCTGACCCCCGGGGTCCGGCGGCGGCTGAAGGACCGCGTGACCCGCTACGGCGTGCGGCTCGATCACGTCATCGCCTCGGGCCTCGCCAACCCCGACAGCGCCGTAGGCGTCTACGCCGGCGACGCGGAGAGCTACGAGCTCTTCGCCCCCCTCTTCGACCCCATCATCGCTGACTATCACGGCTTCGGGCCCGAAAAGCGGCACCAAAGCGACCTCGACCCCGCCCATCTGGACGCCCCCAACCCCGACCCCGAGGGCCGCTACGTCGTGTCTACCCGCATCCGCGTGGCCCGCAACCTCTGCTGCTTCCCCTTCGGCTCCATACTCAGCCGGCGTGAACGCCGCATCGTCGAAGCAACGGTCGTGCATGCGCTCGAAGGGCTATCGGGCGAGCTGGCCGGCCGCTACTACCCCCTTTCGGCGATGGACCCGGAGACCCAGGCGCGCCTCGTCGCCGACCACTTCCTCTTCAAGGAAGGCGACCGCTTCCTCGAGGCCGCCGGCCTGAACCGCGACTGGCCCGACGCCCGCGGCCTCTTCCACAACGAGGACAAGACCTTTCTGGTCTGGGTCAACGAGGAAGACCAGCTGCGCATCATCAGCATGCAGCCGGGGGCCGACCTGCAGGCGGTCTTCGCGCGGCTGGCGCGGGCGCTGGGCGAGCTGGAGCGCCGCCTCACCTTCGCCCGTTCCGAGCGCCTGGGCTACCTCACCAGCTGCCCCACCAACCTGGGCACGGCCATGCGCGCCAGCGTCCACGTCCGGCTGCCCGGGCTTACCGGAGAGGAAATCCAGGCCATCGCCCGGGATCACGGCCTCCAGGTCCGCGGCACCCACGGCGAGCATTCCGACGCTGAAGGGGGCGTGTACGACGTTTCCAACAAGCGGCGGTTGGGGATCACCGAGGTGGAGGCCGTCAGACGGCTCGCCGCCGGTACGGCAGCGCTAATCTCGGCGGAAGCGCGCGCCTTTTAA
- the amrA gene encoding AmmeMemoRadiSam system protein A produces MKEDLLNHEEKRALLDVAESAIENALNGGPLAPPPLADLPRRLAQPGASFVTLTQGGRLRGCIGSLEPQRPLAEDTHHNALAAAFRDPRFPPLSPSEWPGTEVEVSVLSPPKPLLYENLDDLLRKLAPGMGLVLEHPRGRATYLPQVWEQLPDPELFLTSLARKAGLSPAVYTDPATRLLHYTVDKFTHDDLT; encoded by the coding sequence ATGAAGGAAGACCTGCTCAACCACGAGGAAAAACGTGCCCTGCTCGACGTGGCCGAGTCGGCCATCGAGAACGCCCTGAACGGCGGACCGCTGGCTCCGCCGCCGCTCGCGGACCTGCCCCGACGGCTTGCGCAGCCGGGGGCCAGCTTCGTCACCCTTACCCAGGGCGGGCGCCTGCGCGGCTGCATCGGCAGCCTCGAGCCGCAACGGCCGCTGGCCGAGGACACCCACCACAACGCCCTGGCCGCCGCCTTCCGCGACCCGCGCTTTCCGCCGCTCTCCCCGTCGGAGTGGCCCGGGACCGAGGTGGAGGTAAGCGTGCTCTCGCCCCCCAAGCCGCTTCTGTACGAGAACCTGGACGACCTGCTCCGAAAGCTCGCGCCCGGGATGGGGCTGGTGCTCGAGCACCCGCGGGGCCGGGCCACCTACCTGCCCCAGGTCTGGGAGCAGCTGCCCGACCCCGAGCTCTTCCTGACCTCGCTGGCCCGGAAGGCCGGGCTCTCCCCTGCGGTCTACACCGACCCCGCCACCCGCCTCCTGCACTACACCGTGGACAAGTTCACCCACGACGACCTCACCTAG
- the amrB gene encoding AmmeMemoRadiSam system protein B, which produces MVRKPAVAGSFYPAEPMQLARMVDELLAMAQTPPTHAPKAVVAPHAGYVYSGPVAAYSFRALEPLAGKTPTVFLMGPAHYLAFEGVSTGNFTYWETPLGQVPVDTERVGELLERSALFTSADEPHTPEHSLEVELPFLQAVLGEFKLVPLLFGLVDPLAVAGHLEAVLRPGDLVVVSTDLSHYHPDAEARKLDAATLEAALALDAQELLQREACGRHPWAALTALADRRSWRPELLAYATSGDTSGDRSRVVGYAALRYD; this is translated from the coding sequence ATGGTACGCAAACCCGCGGTGGCCGGCAGTTTCTACCCGGCCGAACCCATGCAGCTGGCCCGGATGGTCGACGAACTTCTGGCGATGGCCCAAACGCCGCCCACCCACGCCCCCAAGGCGGTGGTGGCGCCGCACGCCGGCTACGTCTACTCGGGGCCGGTGGCCGCGTACAGTTTCCGGGCGCTCGAGCCGCTGGCCGGAAAGACCCCCACGGTCTTTCTGATGGGCCCCGCGCACTACCTCGCCTTCGAGGGGGTGTCCACGGGCAACTTCACCTACTGGGAGACGCCGCTGGGGCAGGTGCCGGTGGACACCGAGCGCGTGGGCGAACTGCTGGAGCGGTCGGCGCTCTTCACCAGCGCCGACGAACCGCACACCCCCGAACACAGCCTCGAGGTGGAACTGCCCTTCCTGCAGGCCGTTCTGGGCGAGTTCAAGCTGGTGCCGCTGCTCTTCGGACTGGTCGACCCGCTGGCCGTCGCCGGACACCTGGAGGCGGTGCTGCGCCCCGGAGATCTGGTGGTGGTGAGCACCGACCTTTCGCACTACCACCCCGACGCCGAGGCGCGCAAGCTCGACGCCGCCACCCTGGAGGCGGCGCTGGCGCTGGACGCACAGGAACTGCTGCAGCGGGAGGCCTGCGGCCGCCACCCCTGGGCCGCCCTCACCGCGCTGGCCGACCGGCGCTCCTGGCGGCCCGAGCTGCTGGCCTACGCCACCAGCGGCGACACCTCCGGCGACCGTTCGCGGGTCGTGGGCTACGCGGCGCTGCGCTACGACTGA